Proteins found in one Schistocerca serialis cubense isolate TAMUIC-IGC-003099 chromosome 5, iqSchSeri2.2, whole genome shotgun sequence genomic segment:
- the LOC126481670 gene encoding eclosion hormone-like, protein MAARRCCPLAALLAVLLMTSCLAPPADANAVSVCIHNCAQCKKMYGPYFEGQLCADACLKFNGKMMPDCEDAASIAPFLNKLE, encoded by the coding sequence ATGGCCGCCCGCCGCTGCTGCCCCCTGGCTGCGCTGCTGGCAGTGCTGTTGATGACGTCATGCCTCGCACCGCCCGCGGACGCCAACGCAGTCAGCGTCTGCATCCACAACTGCGCGCAGTGCAAGAAGATGTACGGCCCCTACTTCGAGGGGCAGCTGTGCGCCGATGCGTGCCTCAAGTTCAACGGCAAGATGATGCCCGACTGCGAGGACGCCGCCTCCATCGCGCCCTTCCTCAACAAACTGGAGTAG